In Paenibacillus sp. BIC5C1, a genomic segment contains:
- a CDS encoding helicase DnaB, with product MRMKNLHHYTEHHRYCVYREFGLSALDDRMLTGAYQPMVGAFAIGLYRLLFQHLPGEQVGYSPLEQQRRLFMTLGLEPSEKGRKYLVEQASKLEAVGLLQTSRLYIPENDDYIYEYELQPPLSPAEFFRTQHLTLLLRDKIGKFAVLSLRSGFSAIESGEAPYPAANKENISVPFYDIFELNTHVIDYELEQALSEVSTSAQRSGISGAAEENSLNYADIILRFPRESVNRRHVEQLRFDHEQLGIVNYVVNKFNLSVQDVCRLLDEDDIFNPQGQLVLDDLQHKASLQFRQTKKRHEQQTVQAAKVVALRQHMEEPERKEDSGEPPVEHVVQMEYYVEVPPQFSTKCDIHQYNMMLRNEPYTRLLQTFFPGAVPDNLVDIFEKIDLSYKLPGEVINVLIHYLMALLVSGGEQRINRNFVEAIASNMLLKQVNSYEKAVQYIRDQAKVKGKQAAGAAGTRSRTYGKGTKAKPEIPIVQDIGADGDAVSEEEFEEMMRFAQQMQASKQKGTS from the coding sequence ATGCGCATGAAGAATTTGCACCATTATACTGAACATCATCGCTACTGCGTATACAGGGAGTTTGGACTTAGTGCCCTGGATGACCGCATGCTCACCGGAGCGTATCAGCCAATGGTAGGTGCCTTTGCGATAGGCTTGTATCGACTGCTGTTTCAGCATCTTCCCGGTGAACAGGTCGGTTACTCGCCGCTTGAACAGCAACGGAGGTTGTTCATGACGTTGGGACTCGAGCCCAGCGAGAAAGGGCGCAAGTATTTGGTGGAGCAGGCATCCAAACTTGAAGCCGTTGGTTTGCTTCAGACTTCACGGCTGTATATTCCGGAAAATGACGACTACATTTATGAATATGAGCTGCAACCTCCGCTCTCTCCGGCAGAATTTTTCCGTACACAGCATTTGACACTGCTGCTTCGTGACAAAATCGGCAAGTTCGCCGTACTTTCACTACGTTCCGGTTTTTCGGCGATAGAGAGCGGTGAAGCGCCTTACCCAGCAGCGAATAAAGAAAATATTTCCGTTCCTTTTTACGATATATTTGAATTGAATACGCATGTCATTGATTATGAACTGGAGCAGGCGTTGTCGGAAGTGTCGACTTCGGCTCAGCGCAGCGGGATAAGTGGTGCGGCCGAAGAGAACAGCTTGAATTATGCCGACATTATATTGCGTTTTCCGCGTGAGTCGGTTAATCGCCGTCATGTGGAGCAATTGCGGTTCGATCACGAACAGCTTGGCATTGTGAATTATGTGGTAAACAAGTTCAATCTCAGCGTACAGGATGTATGTCGTTTGCTGGATGAAGATGATATCTTTAATCCACAGGGGCAGCTCGTGCTGGATGACCTTCAACACAAGGCGAGCCTGCAGTTCAGACAGACCAAGAAGCGACATGAACAGCAGACGGTACAGGCAGCCAAGGTTGTTGCCCTCAGACAGCATATGGAGGAGCCGGAGCGGAAAGAGGATTCTGGTGAACCGCCTGTCGAACATGTGGTTCAGATGGAATACTACGTCGAAGTGCCTCCGCAATTTTCGACCAAGTGTGATATTCATCAGTACAACATGATGCTGCGTAATGAGCCCTACACACGATTGCTTCAGACGTTCTTCCCTGGAGCCGTACCGGACAACCTGGTGGACATTTTTGAGAAGATCGACCTCAGCTACAAGTTGCCTGGTGAAGTAATCAATGTGCTGATTCATTATTTGATGGCATTGCTTGTATCCGGTGGTGAGCAAAGAATTAACCGTAACTTTGTTGAGGCTATTGCCTCTAACATGCTGCTCAAGCAGGTGAATTCCTATGAGAAGGCGGTACAATACATTCGAGACCAAGCCAAGGTCAAAGGCAAACAGGCTGCTGGTGCAGCTGGAACCCGTTCCCGTACATACGGCAAAGGAACCAAAGCCAAACCCGAAATTCCGATTGTACAAGACATAGGTGCTGACGGCGATGCCGTATCCGAAGAAGAGTTCGAAGAGATGATGAGGTTTGCCCAGCAGATGCAGGCAAGTAAACAAAAGGGAACTTCATA
- a CDS encoding YuiB family protein: MQFIPVLVLMVLFFVMMFGIGFILNMLMKTTWFPSYLFIIVILPVVVYSLWDHTASLMSHLGSFHIVDYMTGVAGLAGAVISGWAIRKLRLGGYKMF; this comes from the coding sequence ATGCAGTTTATACCTGTGCTGGTATTGATGGTGTTATTTTTCGTTATGATGTTTGGTATCGGTTTCATTCTGAATATGCTGATGAAGACAACCTGGTTTCCTTCCTATCTGTTCATAATTGTCATTTTGCCTGTCGTCGTGTATTCCTTATGGGATCATACGGCATCGCTGATGTCGCATTTGGGTTCTTTCCATATTGTAGACTATATGACGGGTGTAGCTGGACTTGCTGGAGCGGTCATCAGTGGCTGGGCCATTCGCAAACTTCGTCTGGGTGGGTACAAAATGTTTTAA